Proteins from a genomic interval of Candidatus Nomurabacteria bacterium:
- a CDS encoding tyrosine-type recombinase/integrase — translation MSQNKSPYLSELIVDFLEYLEIEQNRSQYTIRNYHLYLNRLVEFWGDEPINKLTANTVRKYRLWLNRLETPDGGDLSVATRNYHLIALRHLLKYCAKVDIEALAPDKIELAHSTRKEVTFLSQDELERLFAQPDLSKPAGLRDRAILELLYSTGLRVSELTKLNKEHVNLELGEFTVRGKRQKDRPVFVTDSAKQTVEEYLATRTDNSPPLFTRLSGIKKVDTSGDLLRLTPRSIQRMIQKYALSAGITKKVTPHTLRHSFATSLLMNGADLRSVQSLLGHSNIATTQVYTHITDPHLKSVHKKFHSGNKHEPTKETHTSSDN, via the coding sequence ATGTCGCAAAATAAATCTCCATATCTTAGTGAACTAATAGTCGACTTTTTAGAGTATTTAGAAATTGAACAAAACCGCTCTCAGTACACTATTAGAAACTATCACTTATACCTAAATCGATTAGTCGAATTTTGGGGAGATGAGCCTATAAATAAACTTACCGCAAATACTGTACGAAAATATCGACTTTGGCTAAACAGACTAGAAACCCCAGATGGTGGCGACTTAAGCGTCGCTACAAGAAATTATCACCTAATTGCTCTGCGACATCTCTTAAAATACTGCGCCAAAGTCGATATCGAAGCTCTTGCTCCAGATAAGATTGAGCTAGCCCATTCCACTAGAAAAGAAGTTACCTTCTTAAGCCAAGATGAACTTGAGAGATTATTTGCCCAACCAGACTTATCCAAACCAGCCGGACTCCGCGACCGCGCTATCTTAGAATTACTCTACTCAACAGGTCTTCGTGTCTCTGAACTTACTAAGCTTAATAAAGAACACGTTAATTTAGAACTCGGCGAATTCACCGTCCGCGGAAAAAGGCAAAAAGATAGACCAGTTTTTGTAACAGATTCCGCCAAACAAACTGTAGAAGAATATTTAGCAACCAGAACCGACAACAGCCCACCTCTCTTTACTAGACTTTCAGGGATCAAAAAAGTCGACACCTCCGGAGATTTATTAAGATTAACTCCCCGCTCAATTCAGCGCATGATCCAAAAATACGCACTCTCTGCAGGAATTACCAAAAAGGTTACCCCACATACCTTAAGGCACAGTTTTGCTACCAGTTTGCTCATGAATGGAGCAGATTTAAGAAGTGTTCAAAGCTTACTTGGTCACAGCAACATCGCTACAACTCAAGTCTACACTCACATCACAGACCCCCACCTAAAATCAGTCCACAAAAAATTCCACTCCGGCAACAAGCACGAGCCGACTAAAGAGACTCATACATCTTCCGATAATTAG
- a CDS encoding undecaprenyl-diphosphate phosphatase translates to MKLENGKIRGMNAITVLQAIILGGVQGATEFLPVSSSGHLVLVADFLNIPSTFTSETLLNFGTILVILIFFRKQIWKIISDLFDKALSLNQKRDVLLKLFVGVAPAVIIGIVFGDFIERNLHGPITVTIMLLTVGMLMVFTKSNHVTRENLNTNIVQEVSFKQALIVGLVQPFALISGTSRSGITILVGIMTGMKVEVAAAFSFLIGLPVILGATLKLSVSSEGRDFVANHFSQFVAGNLASFLIGLGAVYLLMDVVKKRGLRPFGAYRVMLGLAVIVFVLL, encoded by the coding sequence ATGAAATTAGAGAATGGTAAAATTAGGGGAATGAATGCGATAACAGTTTTGCAGGCGATTATTTTGGGTGGAGTTCAGGGCGCTACTGAGTTCCTGCCTGTGAGTAGTTCTGGGCATTTAGTTCTAGTGGCCGATTTTTTAAATATTCCGAGTACTTTTACATCTGAGACTTTACTTAACTTCGGGACTATTTTGGTCATCTTAATCTTTTTTAGAAAGCAGATCTGGAAGATTATCTCGGATCTTTTCGATAAGGCCTTAAGCTTAAATCAGAAGAGGGATGTGCTTTTAAAACTTTTTGTTGGAGTGGCTCCAGCAGTAATTATAGGGATAGTATTTGGTGATTTTATCGAGCGCAATCTCCATGGGCCAATAACTGTAACAATAATGCTTTTAACGGTTGGGATGTTGATGGTTTTTACTAAGTCTAATCATGTTACAAGAGAGAACTTGAACACAAATATTGTTCAAGAGGTTAGTTTTAAGCAAGCTTTAATTGTAGGTTTAGTGCAGCCTTTTGCTTTGATTTCTGGGACATCAAGATCTGGCATTACGATCCTTGTAGGAATAATGACGGGCATGAAGGTGGAGGTCGCGGCTGCGTTTAGTTTTTTGATTGGGCTTCCTGTAATTCTTGGCGCGACACTTAAGCTTAGTGTGAGCTCAGAAGGACGGGATTTTGTAGCCAATCATTTTAGTCAGTTTGTAGCTGGTAACTTAGCGAGCTTTTTGATTGGTTTAGGGGCAGTTTATTTGTTAATGGATGTTGTTAAAAAGAGAGGCTTGAGGCCTTTTGGTGCCTATAGAGTCATGCTAGGTCTAGCTGTTATTGTGTTTGTTTTGCTATAG
- a CDS encoding nucleoside-diphosphate kinase (catalyzes the formation of nucleoside triphosphate from ATP and nucleoside diphosphate) yields the protein MIERTLVILKPDAVSRGLMGEIVSRFERVGLKIVGAKLIKASEDLANKHYPRDREEFILGMAQKTVDNYKAQGKDLMEDLGTEDLKEIGLMIQGWLVDNLTSGPVFAFVIEGPHAIEVVRKLIGSTLPLNAAPGTIRGDFSFDSSALGNEGKRPIRNLVHASGEKDEAEFEVNLWFSEEEIYEYETVHQRMMIL from the coding sequence ATGATTGAGAGAACTTTAGTTATTTTAAAACCTGATGCAGTTTCGAGAGGTCTAATGGGAGAGATTGTTTCTCGTTTTGAGAGAGTGGGCTTAAAGATTGTGGGGGCTAAACTTATCAAGGCTAGTGAGGATCTTGCAAACAAGCATTATCCTAGAGATAGAGAAGAGTTTATCTTGGGAATGGCCCAGAAAACAGTTGATAACTACAAGGCTCAGGGCAAAGACCTTATGGAAGATCTTGGAACAGAAGATCTTAAAGAGATTGGGCTAATGATTCAGGGCTGGTTGGTTGATAACTTAACTTCTGGACCAGTATTTGCGTTTGTTATTGAAGGTCCTCATGCAATAGAAGTTGTAAGGAAACTCATAGGTTCAACTCTTCCGCTTAATGCTGCTCCGGGCACTATTCGTGGTGATTTCTCTTTTGATTCTTCTGCTCTTGGGAATGAGGGCAAGAGACCTATTAGAAATCTAGTACATGCTTCTGGTGAAAAAGACGAGGCTGAGTTTGAAGTTAACCTTTGGTTCAGCGAAGAAGAGATTTATGAGTATGAGACAGTTCATCAGCGTATGATGATTCTCTAG